A genome region from Taeniopygia guttata chromosome 18, bTaeGut7.mat, whole genome shotgun sequence includes the following:
- the CHAD gene encoding chondroadherin: MLQTRLLSLSLPPVTLLLPLLFPPHLIPDLTMNGSGFLLSVLSLLACLVPTMQACPPSCHCHGGDLQHVICDNVGLKKIPKVPEQTRLLNLQRNNFPVLPTNGFRDMKKLVSLHLQSSRIKEISTGAFRGLKSLVYLYLSDNQISVIKPGAFDDLSDLTYLYLDKNKIPDLPKGLLSPLVNLFILHLGSNKIQELKPGVFNGAKDLRWLFLSDNSLTNLLPGAMEDVENLAVLHLDKNQLSSYPVNAMSKLRVLEELKLSHNPIEVIPDNAFQSFGRYLQTLHLDNMKLKKFADNAFAGVTALKTAHVENNRLTQLPRNFPFDKMETLTISRNPWHCSCQLAPLRKWLKGNRTRAEDSCSTPAQHRGQPIRDTPALRSCKLPTKRSRKGSRH; this comes from the exons ATGCTGCAAACCCGGttactctctctctctctcccaccCGTCACTCTCCTCCTCCCGCTTCTCTTCCCACCACACTTAATTCCAGATCTGACCATGAATGGGTCAGGCTTCCTCCTCAGTGTCCTCAGCCTGCTGGCATGTCTCGTCCCCACCATGCAGGCATGTCCCCCCAGCTGCCACTGCCACGGCGGAGACCTGCAGCACGTCATCTGTGACAACGTGGGGCTGAAGAAGATCCCCAAAGTGCCCGAGCAGACGCGGCTTCTCAACCTGCAGAGGAACAACTTCCCCGTCCTGCCCACCAACGGCTTCCGTGACATGAAGAAGTTGGTGTCCCTGCACCTCCAGAGCTCCCGGATTAAGGAGATCTCCACCGGAGCCTTCCGGGGGCTCAAGAGCCTGGTCTACCTCTATCTCAGCGACAATCAGATCAGTGTCATAAAGCCAGGAGCCTTTGATGATCTCTCTGATCTCACCTACCTGTACCTGGACAAGAACAAGATCCCAGACCTACCCAAAGGGCTCCTCTCCCCTCTTGTCAACCTCTTCATCCTGCACTTGGGCAGCAATAAAATCCAGGAGCTGAAACCAGGGGTCTTCAATGGGGCTAAAGATCTGCGCTGGCTCTTCCTCTCCGATAACTCCCTCACCAACCTCCTGCCTGGGGCCATGGAGGATGTAGAAAACCTTGCTGTCCTCCACCTGGACAAGAACCAGCTGAGCAGCTACCCTGTGAATGCAATGAGTAAGCTGAGAGTGCTGGAGGAACTGAAACTTTCTCATAACCCAATTGAGGTCATCCCTGACAACGCCTTCCAGTCCTTTGGGCGATACCTGCAGACACTCCACCTGGACAACATGAAACTGAAGAAG TTTGCAGACAACGCGTTCGCTGGCGTGACCGCGCTGAAAACCGCCCACGTGGAGAACAACCGGCTCACCCAACTGCCCCGAAACTTCCCTTTTGACAAGATGGAGACGCTGACCATCTCCCGAAACCCttggcactgcagctgccagctggcACCTCTGCGCAA gTGGCTGAAAGGGAACCGCACCCGTGCTGAGGACAGCTGCTCCACACCAGCccagcaccggggacagcccaTCAGGGACACCCCGGCCCTCCGCTCCTGCAAGCTGCCCACCAAGAGGTCCAGGAAGGGGAGCCGCCATTAA